In Candidatus Parvarchaeota archaeon, the genomic stretch CTTGGCCTCTATTGAGTAGATAGGCCTAGCTTTGTATATTTTCTTGTTTAGCGGATTGAGCATCTGTGTCCTTTTGTCAACTGTGATTATACCTATCTTTCCAGTTTTCATGAACAGCTCCTGGATGTCATCGACCATGCGCTTGGAGGAAGTGCAAATGCGCATCTGTCCCCTATGGACATCCCCATCGCCCATAAGATATGATTCCAGAAATAAAGATATTGCAGCTGGTTTTGCGCCCTTAATATAACTGGGTACAAATTTTTCATGCGCGTGACCATATTTTTTTAGCACATCAGCCAATTGAATGGAGTTTATTCTGAAGCCTTTTTTGTCTATCATGACGTGAAAAGGCAATTTTTTTAGTATTGAATGCATGACCGAGTAATATTTGGAGGTTCTGGATTGAGCAATAGTTACACGAGCACCGCCCCTCTTTTGAGTTGAGACAAAACCTTCTGAGAGGAAAAGACCAATAAAAGCTGCCCATATGCCGAAGTTTATTTTAATGCCCTTGAACTTGGGGCCAAACCTGTTTGTTGATGCAGGAATCCTAAAAAAGCGAGGTTGGGTGCCAATCCAAATTCCGGTCTGGGGAAGCAGATTTTCACCTTGCCAGTCCTTTGCCTCAATTACCCTGAACTTTCCACCTTTTCTCGACTGAACTAGCATTCTGTGATTAGGAGTGACAAGAAGGTCTATCTCCCGATGGGAAAACCGCATCATCTTTCCAGTGTATTTTCTCCAGTAGATTGACGTTGGTTTTTCGAACCTAATGCGCCTAAATCGCGGCTGAAATATGGCGACTTTTTTGTTTTTGTCGAGCTTGTCGAAAGTTTTCCAGCCATCTTCAGTCAGTATTTCTGTGTCTGAAGAATAACAGTTTGGCCCATGATCGCCAGAATATGCAAGCTTGTGATCCTGCACTAGGGGCATGCCTGCAAGCTTTGTGCCATCGCAAAATGCCTGGAGTGTGAACTCCTCACCCTCGAGTTTTTCCTCAATGACCACGCTTGCCCCCCTGCCGACCTTGCCAATGCCGTCCGACAGTATTTCCTTTACATAATTTTTTGCATCATCAATGCTGTGAAGCTGCAGGCCAGCAACCTTTACGCCCTTGCCACCAGTCAGGCCGACAGGCTTTATTGCAACCCTGCCTTCAAGCGAATCAATGAAGTTGTAGGCTTTTTCAGGCGAGGAAAAAATTCCAAACTCAGGACAGCCTGCAATCCTGTATTTTTTCATCAGTCTTCTTGCATATGCCTTGTCCCACTCGAGCCTGCTTGCAGCCCTCGTCGGGCTTGCACATTTTATGCCCGCCTTGATCAGCTCGTCAGAAACCCCTGCCGCAAGCGTGGCATCTGGGGATGAAAAAGCCAAGCCAATGTGCTTGCCTTTGGCAAATTTCAAAACCGCTTTTGGATTGTGTATGTCAAGCACTGCAAGCTCCCCACCCGTGTTCTTGCACAGGTTTAGGATACCGGGATTGTTGGAGCTTGCCGCAACAAAGAGGCGGACAGTGCCTGGCTTGCACACAGCATCTGCTATGGCGTGCTCGCGACCTCCGCTTCCGACAAGAAGGAAATTTTCCATGAAATCAAGACCCTTACAAGGCAAGCCTGTTGTGCTTTCTTTTCCCAATTGCCTGCGCGCCCATTCGCCTATTGCGCTTCCTGCTCCCAAATCCTGCTTGCTACATCCGAGGATTCATCACTTTGGAGCTTTATTGAAAGTCTTTTGCCGGCTTCGGTTATATAGTTGTTTGTGATGCAGCCAAGGCAAAGAGCATTGTTCCCAAGGCCGATTGACTTGACAAGGTTTTCAATGCTCAGGTATTCAAGCGTGTCTGCCCCCATTTGCTTGCATATTTCTTCAACAGGAAGCCTGTGCGCCGCAAGCTCCTTGTATGTTGGTATGTCAATCCCATAGAAGCAGGGTGAGATTATGGGGGGGCAAGTAATTCTTACATGAACTTGGCTTGCGCCAGCCTCCCGCAGCAGCCGCACAATAGGCCCCATTGTAGTTCCCCTGACGATGCTGTCATCAATCAGTATGACAGACTTGCCTTTGACAAGCCCTGACACGGCATTTAGCTTTAGGCGCACCGATGCCTGCCTTTTTGCCTGTGAGGGCATGATGAATGTCCTTCCTATATACCTGTTTTTTATTAGGCCTTCCACGACAGGGATGCCTGATTGGGCTGAATAGCCCTCTGCTGCGGCTCTGGCTGTGTCTGGCACAGGCACAATGATGTCCGCCTTTGTCTGCTTCTGAAGCGCAAGATTTTTCCCAAGCTGCATCCTGACATCATAGACAAGCCTGCCGTCAATTGTTGAGTCAGGGCGGGCAAAATAAACGTACTCAAACATGCAGTGTGCGCTTTGGGCTGCAGCAAACCTTGAGATTCGCCTTTCAGTTGAGCCGTTGTGCCTTGACACGAATATTTCGCCTGGCTTCAAGTCGCCATTTGTTTTTATTGAGTTTATGTCAAGTGCCACGGACTCGGATGCAAATGCAATGCTTTTCCCGTCCTGCCCGAACACAAGTGGCTTGATTGCGTGCCTGTCGCGAAAGACCACAAGGTCCCCAAAGCTCGTAAGCACCACGGTTGCATAGGAACCGTCAAGCACCTCCATGCACTTTTCAGCGGCCTCAAACAAGTCGCCAGTCTGCGCAAGGCGCCTGCAAAAAATGGCAGCCATAAGCTCGGTGTCAGAATTTGTCTTGAGCCTTATGTTCTCCTCCTTTTCGGCCTTTTTCCTCAAGGCCCCGTAGTTTGCAATGTTGCCGTTTTGGGCAAGAGCTACAGAAATTCCTTTTTCGCGCCAGATTATCGGGTGCGCCTCCTCCTTGACGACCTTGACGCCAATTGTAGGGTAGCGGACATGCCCTATGCCGGCCGCACCCTTGAGCTTGAGGCACTCGTCCCCGGGGAAGACCTCGCTTACAAGGCCAAGCTCCTTTTTCAGGCAAAATCTTTTGCCGTCAAATGTGCATATGCCTGCAGCATCCTGGCCGCGGTGCTGCAGGGCCATAAGGCCTGAGAAGATGCTGAATGAAACATCCTTGCCATCAAGGGAGCGTATTGCGAAAAGACCGCACGATTCGCTTATTTTTTCCATTGTTGAGCACCAAACTGCAATTATTCGCCTTTTGCCGCAGCTATTTTTTTGCATTAGCATTTATGTAATCTATCCCGTTTTTGTAGATTTGCAAGCCTAGGGTTTCCTTTGCCTCGTTTCTTGTAAAGCGGGGGTGATTGGCCTTGTGCAAATATGCTTCTGGGTGGGGCATGAGGCCAAAGACCCGCCCTGTTTCATCGCAGATGCCTGCAATGTTGTGCACAGAGCCGTTTGGATTGTCCGGGTAGCCTGAAAAGCTCCCGTCCTTGTCCGTGTATTGAAGTGCAATGTGGCCGCCTTTAACCAGTCGCTCAAGTGTGCCTTCATCCTTTGGCACAAACTTCCCCTCGCCGTGGCGCACAGGCAAATAGAGTTTTTTTATGCCTTTTGTGAAAACGCACTGCGAGTGGGCGTTTGCCTTCATGTACACCCACCTGTCCTCAAACCTGCCGGAGTCATTGAACGTAAGAGTGGCTGCCTGCTCAAAATATTTTCCATCAAATGCCGGCAGCAGGCCAAGCTTTATTATCGCCTGGAAGCCGTTGCAGATGCCAATCACAAGGCCGCCTGATGAGATGAAATCCGAAAGCTGCGAGCGCAGGCCAAACTTGAGCTTGTTTGCAATCACCTTGCCGCTGCCCAGGTCGTCGCCAAAAGAGAAGCCGCCCGGCACTGCAATGAGATGATAGTCGGAAAATGATTTTTTGCCAGATAAAAGGTCGACAAGATTCACCTTTTCTGAGGCCGCCCCGGAAAGCTCCAGCGCGTAGGCTGTCTCGTTCTCGCAGTTTATGCCAAACCCGCCAATTACGCACGCGCGCGGCTTTCCATTAATGAAATCTGCCATTTGGAATTTCACCATAACAATAATTCCAGTTCCTATT encodes the following:
- the purF gene encoding amidophosphoribosyltransferase, coding for MLMQKNSCGKRRIIAVWCSTMEKISESCGLFAIRSLDGKDVSFSIFSGLMALQHRGQDAAGICTFDGKRFCLKKELGLVSEVFPGDECLKLKGAAGIGHVRYPTIGVKVVKEEAHPIIWREKGISVALAQNGNIANYGALRKKAEKEENIRLKTNSDTELMAAIFCRRLAQTGDLFEAAEKCMEVLDGSYATVVLTSFGDLVVFRDRHAIKPLVFGQDGKSIAFASESVALDINSIKTNGDLKPGEIFVSRHNGSTERRISRFAAAQSAHCMFEYVYFARPDSTIDGRLVYDVRMQLGKNLALQKQTKADIIVPVPDTARAAAEGYSAQSGIPVVEGLIKNRYIGRTFIMPSQAKRQASVRLKLNAVSGLVKGKSVILIDDSIVRGTTMGPIVRLLREAGASQVHVRITCPPIISPCFYGIDIPTYKELAAHRLPVEEICKQMGADTLEYLSIENLVKSIGLGNNALCLGCITNNYITEAGKRLSIKLQSDESSDVASRIWEQEAQ
- the purQ gene encoding phosphoribosylformylglycinamidine synthase I, giving the protein MADFINGKPRACVIGGFGINCENETAYALELSGAASEKVNLVDLLSGKKSFSDYHLIAVPGGFSFGDDLGSGKVIANKLKFGLRSQLSDFISSGGLVIGICNGFQAIIKLGLLPAFDGKYFEQAATLTFNDSGRFEDRWVYMKANAHSQCVFTKGIKKLYLPVRHGEGKFVPKDEGTLERLVKGGHIALQYTDKDGSFSGYPDNPNGSVHNIAGICDETGRVFGLMPHPEAYLHKANHPRFTRNEAKETLGLQIYKNGIDYINANAKK